In Flavivirga abyssicola, the following are encoded in one genomic region:
- a CDS encoding WD40/YVTN/BNR-like repeat-containing protein, with translation MNKITLLLIFNVLVLLSCKSKETFEPRNISKVEVENLVQDSLLNVRALEVVKGKVLFGTSNGEIYVYKPSENSRNLTTLEWMEIDSIKPPNYRALAYAENRVFGLAIESPALLYMNGKLVYKENHPKAFYDSMDFWNDQEGIAIGDPTDTCMSIIITRDGGETWNKLPCGSLPKAIVGEAAFAASDTNIAIVDNHTWVATGGKASRILYSPDKGKSWEVSDTPIVQGKETTGMYSIDFYDELNGFAIGGDYTKPDNNKANKIKTIDGGKTWELVANNENPGYRSCVQYIPNRAGEELVAIGFKGIDYSNDSGNSWKHLSDEGFYTIRFLNDSIAYAAGSGRLARLIFRE, from the coding sequence ATGAATAAGATCACGTTGTTATTAATTTTTAACGTTTTGGTACTTTTGAGTTGTAAGTCCAAAGAGACTTTTGAACCTAGGAATATTTCTAAAGTTGAAGTAGAGAATTTGGTGCAAGACTCTCTGTTAAATGTTAGGGCTTTGGAAGTTGTGAAAGGAAAGGTTTTATTCGGGACTTCTAACGGAGAAATATATGTTTATAAGCCGTCTGAAAACTCGAGAAATTTAACAACTTTGGAATGGATGGAAATAGATTCGATTAAGCCTCCAAATTATAGAGCTTTAGCATATGCAGAAAATAGAGTTTTTGGATTAGCTATTGAATCTCCAGCATTGTTATATATGAATGGAAAATTAGTTTATAAAGAAAATCACCCTAAAGCCTTTTACGATTCTATGGATTTTTGGAATGACCAAGAAGGTATCGCTATTGGTGACCCGACAGATACCTGTATGAGTATAATTATTACTAGGGATGGTGGAGAAACATGGAATAAGTTGCCTTGTGGTTCTTTACCAAAAGCTATAGTCGGCGAAGCTGCTTTTGCTGCGAGTGATACCAATATTGCTATTGTGGATAATCATACTTGGGTGGCGACCGGAGGAAAAGCTAGTAGAATTTTATATTCGCCTGATAAAGGAAAAAGCTGGGAGGTATCTGATACACCTATTGTACAGGGAAAAGAAACTACGGGGATGTATTCTATAGATTTTTACGATGAACTTAACGGGTTTGCTATTGGAGGAGACTATACCAAACCTGATAACAATAAGGCTAATAAAATTAAAACGATTGATGGAGGTAAAACTTGGGAGTTGGTTGCTAATAACGAAAATCCTGGTTACAGAAGTTGTGTGCAATATATACCAAATAGAGCAGGGGAAGAGTTAGTAGCTATTGGGTTTAAAGGGATTGACTATAGTAATGATTCTGGTAATTCATGGAAGCATCTTAGCGATGAAGGTTTTTATACCATTCGATTTTTAAATGATTCGATTGCTTATGCTGCTGGCTCAGGAAGATTAGCTAGGTTGATTTTTAGAGAATAA
- a CDS encoding sensor of ECF-type sigma factor, protein MKKIIFPILLFLFSLNISAQHNRGKIKTLKVSFITERLDLTEQEAQKFWPVYNNYDNVTSKIRHEDIRNIRREIRRNISTLTDERAKELITKINEAENSLHKQRMELSSKLLKIISPKKIILLKIAEDDFKRKMLEHYKNKGHKRGN, encoded by the coding sequence ATGAAAAAAATCATATTTCCCATATTACTATTTCTCTTTTCGCTTAATATTTCAGCGCAGCATAATAGAGGAAAAATAAAAACACTTAAAGTATCTTTTATTACAGAAAGGTTAGATTTAACAGAGCAAGAAGCTCAGAAATTTTGGCCTGTTTATAATAACTATGATAATGTGACTTCTAAAATAAGACATGAAGATATTAGAAATATCCGTCGGGAGATAAGAAGAAATATTAGCACACTAACTGATGAAAGAGCTAAAGAATTAATTACTAAGATAAATGAAGCCGAAAATTCACTTCATAAACAACGTATGGAATTATCATCTAAATTGTTAAAAATTATTTCACCTAAAAAAATAATTTTATTAAAAATAGCTGAAGATGATTTTAAAAGAAAAATGTTAGAACATTACAAAAATAAAGGGCATAAGAGAGGGAATTGA
- a CDS encoding RNA polymerase sigma factor yields the protein MTNETQLLEQLKSENLKEKAFRTLITLYKERLYWHIRNIVKSHDDTDDVLQNTFIKVYKNIHNFKGNSKLFSWLYRIATNESITFINKNAKRLQITSEEVQQLAINNLTSDVYFEGSTIQLKLQQAIATLPEKQQLVFNMKYFEDIKYKDMADILETSEGALKASYHIAVKKIEAYLTKD from the coding sequence GTGACCAACGAAACACAACTATTAGAACAATTAAAGTCAGAAAACCTTAAAGAGAAAGCTTTTAGGACACTTATAACGTTATATAAAGAACGCTTATATTGGCATATTCGAAATATAGTAAAGTCGCATGACGACACCGATGACGTGTTACAAAACACTTTTATTAAAGTTTATAAAAACATTCATAATTTTAAAGGGAATAGTAAATTATTTTCATGGTTATACCGAATTGCTACAAACGAATCCATTACATTTATTAATAAAAATGCCAAACGATTACAAATTACGAGTGAAGAGGTACAACAACTAGCAATAAACAATCTAACATCTGATGTCTATTTTGAAGGGAGCACCATTCAACTAAAATTACAACAAGCTATTGCTACTTTGCCAGAAAAGCAACAACTGGTTTTTAACATGAAATATTTTGAAGATATAAAGTACAAGGATATGGCTGATATTCTGGAAACAAGTGAAGGTGCCTTAAAAGCATCATATCACATAGCCGTCAAGAAAATTGAAGCGTATTTAACTAAAGATTAA
- a CDS encoding ABC transporter ATP-binding protein, with product MNYFKQILRFAKPYKNYAVLNIISNIFYALFGTLAMVSLFPMLNVLFDKTKQLNIKPVWTGISNAKDYLESYLNYFVTQKSNDGHDDVLIFMVVLVICMFLLKNFFGYLAMYFITFLRNGVLKDIRNELFKKITHLPLSFFSDKRKGDTIARITTDVQEIQGSFLSILELIVKEPLMILFTIITMFLISSQLTLFVFIFIPVSGFIISRIGKSLKKHSDKVQTEQGHFLSIIEETLGGLKVIKGFNAEDIFGQKFKDSTLRFNKFSNRLLNRQNLASPTSEFLGILVIAILLWYGGQMVLNEKSLEAGLFIVYMGLAYNILTPAKAISKASYSVKKGNAAAERVLEILNTSSPIADKPNAKTKTGFSKAIKLNKVSFKYEDDLVLKEFTIEVPKGKSVALVGQSGSGKSTIANLVTRFYDITNGNITIDGEDIRDLTKHSLRNLIGLVTQKSILFNDTIKNNLLIGKENATDEEIIEALKIANAWEFVKVLPKGINTNIGDSGDKVSGGQQQRLSIARAVLKNPPIMILDEATSALDTESERLVQVALENMMKNRTSIVIAHRLSTIQNADEIIVLNKGEIVEQGKHKDLIDKKGVYYKLVEMQSFG from the coding sequence ATGAATTACTTCAAGCAAATACTTCGTTTTGCAAAACCCTATAAAAATTATGCCGTTTTAAATATTATCAGTAATATTTTTTATGCATTATTTGGTACGTTGGCAATGGTTTCTCTATTTCCTATGCTTAATGTTTTATTCGATAAAACTAAACAACTAAATATCAAACCTGTATGGACTGGCATTTCAAATGCAAAAGATTATTTAGAGAGTTATCTTAATTATTTTGTAACCCAAAAATCCAATGATGGGCATGACGATGTTCTTATTTTTATGGTGGTTTTGGTAATATGCATGTTTTTATTGAAAAACTTCTTCGGTTATCTTGCCATGTATTTTATAACTTTTTTGCGTAACGGCGTTCTTAAAGATATACGAAATGAGCTATTTAAAAAAATCACTCATTTACCTTTGTCTTTTTTTTCAGATAAACGTAAAGGCGATACTATAGCTAGAATAACCACAGATGTACAAGAAATTCAAGGGTCTTTTCTATCTATTCTAGAACTTATTGTTAAAGAACCCTTAATGATACTTTTTACTATCATTACCATGTTTCTCATAAGTTCACAACTTACTTTATTTGTTTTCATTTTTATACCTGTTTCTGGGTTTATTATATCTAGAATAGGTAAAAGTTTAAAAAAACACTCAGATAAAGTACAAACCGAACAAGGACACTTTTTATCAATAATAGAAGAAACTTTAGGAGGGCTTAAAGTAATTAAAGGATTCAATGCCGAAGATATTTTTGGACAAAAGTTCAAAGATTCAACTCTTAGATTCAATAAATTTTCCAATAGACTACTAAACCGTCAAAATCTAGCCTCACCAACTAGTGAGTTTTTAGGTATACTTGTTATAGCTATCTTATTATGGTATGGAGGACAAATGGTTTTAAATGAAAAAAGCCTTGAAGCTGGTTTATTTATTGTATATATGGGACTTGCTTATAATATTTTAACTCCAGCTAAAGCCATTAGCAAAGCCAGTTATAGTGTAAAAAAAGGAAATGCTGCTGCTGAACGTGTTTTAGAAATTCTAAATACATCTTCTCCTATAGCAGATAAACCCAATGCAAAAACTAAAACAGGTTTTTCTAAAGCTATTAAACTCAATAAGGTATCTTTTAAATACGAAGACGACTTAGTCTTAAAAGAGTTCACTATAGAAGTACCAAAAGGAAAGAGTGTCGCTTTAGTTGGTCAATCAGGAAGTGGCAAAAGTACTATAGCCAATCTTGTTACTCGTTTTTACGATATAACTAATGGAAACATAACTATAGACGGTGAAGATATTAGAGACTTAACTAAACATTCTTTAAGAAATTTAATTGGCTTAGTGACTCAAAAATCTATTTTGTTTAATGACACTATAAAGAACAATTTACTCATTGGCAAAGAAAATGCTACTGATGAAGAGATTATTGAGGCATTAAAAATAGCTAATGCTTGGGAATTTGTTAAAGTTTTACCCAAAGGTATAAATACAAATATAGGCGATTCGGGAGACAAAGTTTCTGGAGGTCAACAACAACGGCTCAGTATAGCAAGAGCTGTTTTAAAGAACCCTCCTATCATGATTCTAGATGAGGCTACTTCTGCTTTAGACACTGAAAGTGAACGTTTAGTTCAAGTTGCCCTTGAGAATATGATGAAAAATAGAACATCCATTGTTATAGCTCATAGATTATCTACCATACAAAATGCAGATGAAATCATCGTTCTTAATAAAGGAGAAATTGTAGAACAAGGCAAACACAAAGACCTCATCGATAAAAAAGGAGTTTACTATAAACTAGTAGAAATGCAAAGTTTCGGATAG
- a CDS encoding phospho-sugar mutase, with the protein MIYIEPKILDRINAWLTPTFDADTQTFIKDSIANNPKDIQESFYKDLEFGTGGMRGVMGVGTNRINKYTLGKSTQGLSDYLRKSFPNENPKAVIAYDCRHNSKTLAKVVADVFSANGIEVYLFEDLRATPELSFAVKHLNCHCGIVLTASHNPPEYNGYKVYWQDGGQLVPPHDDALIQVINNLDYADIKFEANNSLIHYIGKDVDDVFINASVENGSCGASQEAKDNLNIVFTSLHGTSITAVPETLKRAGYKNVHIVKEQEVPNGDFPTVASPNPEEPAALKMALELADKVNADIVIGTDPDCDRLGVAVRNSENKLQLLNGNQTMLMMTDFLLKQWKAEGKIKGKEFIASTIVSTPMLNKLAEAYKVDSKIVLTGFKWIAKLIKDFPELDFIGGGEESFGFMVGDFVRDKDAVTSTLLACEIAALSKAIGSSFYSELIKLYVEHGLYKERLVSLTKKGIEGAEEIKQMMIDARENPLTIVNGSKVVKVEDYQLSITKNMVSGEESTIDIPKSNVLIYYTEDGSQIALRPSGTEPKIKFYISVNANLESVDAFNDTEAKLESKIDAILKDMKLN; encoded by the coding sequence ATGATTTATATAGAACCAAAGATTTTAGATAGAATAAATGCATGGTTAACACCAACTTTTGATGCAGATACACAAACCTTCATTAAGGATAGCATTGCAAATAACCCGAAAGATATCCAAGAAAGTTTCTACAAAGACTTAGAGTTTGGAACCGGTGGTATGCGTGGTGTTATGGGAGTTGGAACCAATCGCATAAATAAATATACACTTGGAAAAAGCACTCAGGGATTGAGTGATTATTTACGTAAATCTTTTCCAAATGAAAACCCAAAAGCGGTCATTGCTTACGATTGTAGACACAATAGTAAAACCCTTGCAAAAGTTGTTGCTGATGTGTTTTCGGCCAATGGTATTGAAGTTTATTTATTTGAAGATTTACGTGCAACACCAGAATTATCTTTTGCCGTTAAACATTTAAACTGCCATTGCGGTATTGTTTTAACTGCTTCACATAATCCACCAGAATACAACGGGTATAAGGTATATTGGCAAGATGGAGGACAATTAGTACCCCCACATGATGATGCTTTAATACAGGTTATAAATAATCTTGATTATGCTGATATAAAATTTGAAGCGAATAACAGTCTTATTCATTATATAGGAAAAGATGTAGATGATGTATTTATTAATGCTTCAGTAGAAAATGGTAGCTGTGGTGCTTCACAAGAGGCAAAAGACAATTTAAATATTGTTTTTACATCACTTCATGGTACTTCTATTACGGCAGTTCCAGAAACTTTAAAACGTGCTGGATACAAAAATGTTCATATTGTAAAAGAACAAGAGGTGCCAAATGGTGATTTCCCTACAGTAGCATCTCCAAACCCAGAAGAACCAGCAGCACTAAAAATGGCATTAGAATTAGCCGACAAGGTAAATGCCGATATTGTTATAGGAACAGACCCAGATTGTGATAGATTAGGTGTGGCTGTTCGCAATTCTGAAAACAAATTACAGTTACTTAACGGAAATCAAACCATGTTGATGATGACAGATTTCTTATTAAAGCAATGGAAAGCCGAAGGAAAAATTAAAGGCAAAGAATTTATAGCATCAACCATCGTATCTACCCCCATGTTAAACAAACTTGCTGAAGCTTATAAAGTAGATAGCAAAATTGTATTAACAGGTTTTAAATGGATTGCTAAATTAATAAAAGATTTTCCTGAACTCGATTTTATTGGTGGTGGTGAAGAGAGCTTTGGTTTTATGGTCGGTGATTTTGTAAGAGATAAAGATGCGGTTACCTCAACACTTTTAGCTTGTGAAATAGCTGCGCTATCCAAAGCAATTGGAAGTTCTTTTTATAGTGAACTTATCAAACTATATGTAGAACATGGGCTTTATAAAGAACGTCTAGTTTCTCTAACTAAAAAAGGTATTGAAGGCGCAGAAGAAATTAAGCAAATGATGATTGATGCTCGCGAAAACCCTCTAACCATAGTTAACGGATCTAAAGTAGTAAAAGTTGAAGACTACCAATTATCGATTACTAAAAATATGGTTTCTGGTGAAGAAAGCACCATTGATATTCCAAAATCCAATGTATTGATTTATTATACAGAAGACGGAAGTCAAATTGCACTTAGGCCTAGTGGAACAGAGCCCAAAATAAAATTCTATATTAGTGTTAACGCCAATTTAGAATCTGTTGATGCTTTTAATGATACTGAAGCGAAATTAGAATCTAAAATAGATGCTATTTTAAAAGACATGAAACTTAATTAA
- a CDS encoding glycosyltransferase family 2 protein: MNISVVIPLLNEQDSLTELHDWIAKVMQSNHFSYEIIFIDDGSTDNSWQIISQLASQNKPVKGIRFFKNFGKSQALHAGFEKAKGDVVITMDADLQDNPDEIPELYNMITEDGYDLVSGWKKKRYDSVIAKNLPSKLFNWAARKTSGVKLNDFNCGLKAYRLNVVKNIDVNGEMHRYIPVLSKNAGFTKIGEKVVQHQARKYGETKFGMNRFVHGFLDLITIWFLSSFGKRPMHLFGALGFIMFTIGFGFSFYLGIDKLFLNPTGRLITQRPQFYIALSTMIIGTQFFVAGFLGEIVLRTKQGKKRYSIKNELNFD; encoded by the coding sequence ATGAATATATCTGTAGTTATACCACTACTAAACGAACAAGACTCATTAACTGAATTACATGATTGGATTGCTAAAGTTATGCAATCCAATCATTTTTCATATGAAATTATTTTTATTGATGATGGCAGCACAGATAATTCCTGGCAAATTATTTCGCAATTAGCATCACAAAACAAGCCTGTAAAAGGCATTCGTTTTTTTAAAAACTTTGGTAAATCTCAAGCACTTCATGCTGGCTTTGAAAAGGCAAAAGGAGATGTGGTGATTACTATGGATGCCGATTTGCAAGACAATCCTGATGAGATCCCAGAACTATATAATATGATTACAGAGGATGGTTACGATCTAGTTTCCGGATGGAAAAAGAAGCGTTACGATTCTGTTATTGCCAAAAATTTACCTTCAAAACTATTTAATTGGGCAGCCAGAAAAACTTCCGGTGTAAAACTAAATGATTTTAACTGTGGGCTTAAAGCATATCGCTTAAACGTCGTTAAGAATATTGATGTAAATGGTGAAATGCATCGCTACATCCCCGTATTATCTAAAAATGCTGGATTTACAAAAATTGGTGAAAAAGTAGTACAGCACCAAGCCAGAAAATATGGCGAAACTAAATTTGGAATGAATCGTTTTGTCCATGGATTTTTAGATCTAATTACCATTTGGTTCCTCTCTAGTTTTGGCAAACGTCCTATGCATTTATTTGGAGCCTTAGGATTTATTATGTTTACAATCGGTTTTGGATTTTCGTTTTACTTAGGTATAGATAAATTATTTTTAAATCCAACAGGCAGACTTATTACGCAACGACCTCAATTCTACATTGCACTTTCAACCATGATCATTGGTACACAATTTTTTGTTGCTGGTTTTTTAGGTGAAATTGTTTTGCGAACTAAGCAAGGGAAAAAGCGCTATTCTATTAAAAATGAGCTAAACTTTGATTAG
- a CDS encoding DUF4199 domain-containing protein yields MEKSLKSIASNYGLYLGAILALLTVIAYAVNLGLLTNMWYGIFILITIIVLGIMSVAKTKQLQNGYASFKEAFTSYFLTVLIGLVISTFISYILFNFIDTDAAEVLKEKTIEKTVQMLESFNTPSDAIAKSVEQIESQNQYSLGNIAKGLAGYLVLFSIIGLIVAAAMKKSNPDTE; encoded by the coding sequence ATGGAAAAATCATTGAAATCTATAGCTTCAAATTATGGGTTATATTTAGGAGCAATACTCGCTCTTTTAACTGTTATCGCATACGCAGTGAACCTAGGTTTACTGACCAATATGTGGTATGGCATTTTTATTTTAATAACTATAATAGTCTTAGGAATTATGTCAGTTGCAAAAACGAAACAACTGCAAAATGGGTATGCTTCATTTAAAGAAGCTTTCACATCTTATTTCCTTACTGTTTTAATCGGTTTAGTAATAAGCACTTTTATTTCTTATATACTATTTAATTTTATCGATACGGATGCTGCAGAAGTATTGAAAGAAAAAACTATTGAAAAAACAGTACAAATGCTTGAGAGCTTCAATACACCTAGTGATGCTATTGCTAAATCTGTTGAACAAATTGAATCTCAAAATCAATATTCGTTGGGAAACATTGCTAAAGGATTAGCAGGGTACTTAGTGCTTTTTAGTATCATCGGATTAATTGTTGCTGCTGCAATGAAAAAAAGTAATCCAGACACAGAATAA
- a CDS encoding type B 50S ribosomal protein L31, whose protein sequence is MRKGIHPENYRLVAFKDMSNDDVFLTKSTADTNETIEVDGVEYPLVKMEISRTSHPYYTGKSKLVDTAGRIDKFKTKYAKFKK, encoded by the coding sequence ATGAGAAAAGGTATACATCCAGAAAATTATAGATTAGTAGCATTTAAAGATATGTCTAACGACGATGTGTTTTTAACAAAGTCTACTGCAGATACTAATGAGACTATAGAAGTTGATGGTGTTGAGTATCCACTTGTTAAAATGGAGATATCGAGAACATCACACCCTTATTACACTGGTAAATCTAAATTAGTAGATACTGCTGGTCGTATTGATAAGTTCAAAACTAAATACGCTAAATTTAAAAAATAA
- a CDS encoding GlmU family protein — MNYILFDGASRNNLLPFTFTRPVADIRTGILTIREKWETFLKTTTTTVTEDYLSDKYPMVELEDNVMINASYLPNVELVEKIKGLKENQAIFKGEDVIAFFAKEGQDDIDFDSFEVFEFSGNIIKIENTWDIFSKNGDTIQEDFNLITKGRTSQSIPSSNNIIAPENIFIEAGATLEFATLNASNGPIYIGKNAEIMEGSIIRGPFALCENATVKMAAKIYGPTTIGPNSKVGGEVNNSVIFANSNKGHDGFLGNSVLGEWCNMGADTNTSNLKNNYAEVRLWDYETEGFAKTRLQFCGLMMGDHSKCGINTMFNTGTVVGVSANIFGSGFPRNFVPSFSWGGNGGFTTYLTKKVFEVASIVMARRNKEFTEQDRVILEHVFEDTKKYRRE, encoded by the coding sequence ATGAATTACATTCTTTTTGATGGGGCTTCTCGGAATAATTTATTACCATTTACATTTACTAGGCCAGTAGCAGATATTAGAACTGGAATTTTAACCATTCGTGAAAAATGGGAAACGTTTTTAAAAACGACCACCACCACGGTTACTGAAGATTATTTATCTGATAAATATCCTATGGTAGAACTGGAAGACAATGTGATGATTAATGCATCGTATCTTCCAAATGTAGAATTGGTTGAAAAAATAAAAGGTTTAAAAGAAAACCAGGCAATTTTTAAAGGTGAAGATGTTATTGCATTTTTTGCTAAAGAAGGGCAAGATGACATTGATTTTGACAGTTTTGAAGTATTTGAGTTTAGCGGTAACATTATAAAGATCGAAAATACTTGGGATATTTTTTCTAAAAACGGAGACACTATTCAAGAAGATTTTAACCTAATCACAAAGGGAAGAACATCACAATCTATTCCGTCTAGTAATAATATTATAGCACCAGAAAATATTTTTATAGAAGCAGGAGCGACATTAGAATTTGCAACGCTTAACGCTAGTAATGGACCCATTTATATTGGTAAAAACGCAGAAATAATGGAAGGGAGTATTATAAGAGGACCTTTTGCTTTATGTGAAAATGCGACAGTAAAAATGGCAGCAAAAATTTATGGGCCAACAACAATAGGGCCTAATAGTAAGGTTGGAGGAGAGGTTAACAACTCTGTGATATTTGCCAATTCCAATAAGGGTCATGACGGTTTTTTGGGGAATTCCGTTTTAGGAGAGTGGTGCAACATGGGAGCAGATACTAATACTTCTAATTTAAAAAATAACTATGCAGAAGTGCGTTTATGGGATTATGAAACCGAAGGTTTTGCAAAAACGAGATTGCAATTTTGTGGTTTAATGATGGGGGATCACAGCAAATGCGGTATCAATACCATGTTTAATACAGGAACAGTTGTAGGGGTAAGTGCCAATATTTTTGGTAGTGGTTTTCCCAGAAATTTTGTACCGAGTTTTAGTTGGGGCGGTAATGGTGGTTTTACTACTTATTTAACTAAGAAAGTATTTGAAGTTGCAAGTATTGTGATGGCAAGGCGTAATAAGGAATTCACAGAACAAGATCGAGTTATTTTAGAGCATGTTTTTGAAGACACTAAAAAGTACAGAAGGGAATAA
- a CDS encoding TolB family protein, which yields MLKLLYYIIFFIGLISFSQAKDFSVKNLEINTKYPHFGLMQINSSRIVFTSYLLDKKGRVKRFEGNPILTVFEGDLSEDVDIINVTPIQIDPKQNISHITSATISPDGKHIYLTTNYTRKNMPKGNFNEANFHITVGEFKTGIGWTNFKVLPFCKLKYSYAHPALDNDGKTLYFTANIRGGKNTTRGGSDIFKVDLLADGTYSDPKNLSSKVNSYGREMFPFMSADNTLYFSSNRPNGFGGFDIYKSIMNRDGTFEKAEKLPPPINSKQDDFCFIIDSESKTGYFSSKRPEGKGDDDIYYFKHID from the coding sequence ATGCTAAAGCTTCTTTATTACATAATCTTTTTTATTGGACTAATAAGTTTTTCTCAAGCTAAAGATTTTAGTGTTAAAAATTTAGAAATTAACACTAAATATCCACATTTTGGTTTGATGCAAATTAACAGTTCAAGAATTGTTTTTACATCGTACTTATTAGATAAAAAAGGAAGGGTGAAGCGGTTTGAAGGCAATCCTATCTTAACAGTTTTTGAGGGTGATTTATCTGAAGATGTTGACATCATTAACGTTACTCCTATACAAATAGACCCAAAGCAAAATATATCTCACATTACTAGTGCTACGATATCTCCAGACGGGAAGCACATTTATTTAACGACAAACTATACTAGAAAGAATATGCCAAAAGGCAATTTTAATGAAGCTAATTTTCATATTACAGTAGGTGAGTTTAAAACAGGAATAGGATGGACTAATTTTAAAGTATTGCCTTTCTGCAAACTTAAATATTCTTATGCACATCCAGCTTTAGATAATGATGGGAAAACATTATATTTTACAGCTAATATTAGAGGTGGAAAAAATACTACTAGAGGAGGTTCTGATATTTTTAAGGTAGATCTCTTAGCAGATGGGACTTATAGTGACCCTAAAAATTTAAGCAGTAAAGTTAATTCTTATGGTCGGGAGATGTTTCCTTTTATGAGTGCTGATAATACCTTATATTTCTCTTCAAATAGACCTAATGGATTTGGTGGGTTCGATATTTATAAAAGTATTATGAATAGAGATGGTACTTTTGAAAAAGCTGAGAAATTACCGCCACCAATTAATAGTAAGCAAGATGACTTTTGTTTCATCATAGATTCTGAAAGCAAAACTGGTTATTTTTCATCAAAACGCCCAGAAGGTAAGGGAGATGACGACATTTATTATTTTAAACATATCGATTGA
- a CDS encoding lysoplasmalogenase family protein, whose amino-acid sequence MLHIFKNERKITILFFIILTIDILVKLNLDPFPYRYISKPPLVLLLFLYYYYNNNEQRKIKKLWVILALCSFLLGDIFVINHTNIIFLSVSLLLFALAKVFLSLRLSHVSDFNVIKLIPFSIILFFYTVFIVSFLFNSLGDFFAPALISFFISLLLIQFAFLRRGVVNNVSYSYVFTGIIFYKFSEAMMAIKTFKMDLPMQDILIMLFYGIAIYLIFFGIVKEHKN is encoded by the coding sequence GTGTTACATATTTTTAAAAATGAAAGAAAGATCACTATTCTTTTTTTCATCATTTTAACTATAGATATTTTAGTTAAACTAAATCTCGATCCCTTTCCGTATAGATATATTTCTAAACCGCCTTTAGTGCTCCTTTTATTTTTGTATTACTATTATAATAATAATGAACAACGAAAGATAAAAAAACTGTGGGTAATCTTAGCATTATGCAGTTTTTTATTAGGAGATATATTTGTTATAAACCATACTAATATCATTTTTTTAAGTGTCAGCCTACTCCTTTTCGCTTTAGCAAAAGTCTTTTTAAGTTTACGACTTTCTCATGTATCGGATTTTAATGTTATCAAACTAATCCCTTTCTCTATAATACTATTTTTCTATACGGTTTTTATAGTGAGCTTTCTTTTTAATAGCCTAGGAGATTTTTTTGCTCCAGCACTGATTAGTTTTTTTATATCACTATTACTGATTCAATTTGCCTTTTTAAGGAGAGGAGTTGTTAATAATGTTAGTTATTCGTATGTTTTTACAGGTATTATTTTCTATAAGTTTTCTGAAGCCATGATGGCAATAAAAACATTTAAAATGGACTTACCCATGCAAGATATTTTAATTATGTTATTTTATGGCATAGCTATATATCTCATTTTTTTTGGAATTGTAAAAGAGCATAAAAATTAA